In Gossypium arboreum isolate Shixiya-1 chromosome 3, ASM2569848v2, whole genome shotgun sequence, the sequence ctGGATTTGGTGGCCTAGAAACTACTATTTTCGACATCACTGAAAAATTGGACTGTTACATAAAGACCTCCAACCAAGTCCTTATCACAGGTAGAAATAGAGAAAATAAGGAAAAATGACCTATGCTTCTAGTATGCCTCCAAGTATACACTAGGGCATAAATGTGTAAAATCATAACTTTATCAGCTCATTGTGGAGCCTCAGTTTGACTCAACTAGTGACTTAAAGGCTCAAGCAGTAGATGAATTCTAGGATTGTCCTGAACAGTTGGAAAGGTTGGACCAAGAGACTGAAACCATTACTCCGGTTCTGTCTTTGCATGCCTTGTAAGGATCTCAATGGCAAAATACAATAAGATTAGCAGCTAAAATGGGCTAGGTAGATGTGATCATACTACTTGATTCTAGTAGTACTCATAACTTTGTTGATTCAAGGTTGGTTAGAAGGTTAAATTTACTAGTAGAGCAGTCTTGTTACTTGAAGATTATGATAGCTAATGGAGGTAGCTTGACCACTAGAGGCTTATGTAGGGCTATGAATTGGGAGGCACAGAGACATGCATTTATCACTAATTTTATGGTCTTATCTATTAAAGGATGTGATGTAGTTTTAGGAATACAGTGGCTTCTATTTTTGGGATCTATTATGTGGAATTTTGGGTCACTTACCATGCAGTTCAAGTATTAAGGCCGGAATTGTACTCTTCCAGGCATAATACCTAGAGGTTGCAACTTCTCTCTAGTTATCAACTCTCCAAATTTCTATATATGGTTGCATTTGGACCTTGCCTTGGTCTGCACATTTGATCAACAAACTATACTGAATATGTTACCTATACCAATCAAGGAAGACTTGCAACAATTGTTGTTTAAGTACTACGGTGTTTTCCAACTACCAAAAGGGTTGCCCTCGAGCAGGTTACAAGATCACAGAATCCCTCTCCAGGATGAGACTAAGGTGGTAAATGTAAGGCCCTACAGATACCTTTTCTttcaaaaaacaaaaattcaaagGCTTGTCTAGGAAATGCTGCAGACAGGGGCCATTAGGGATAGTAACAACCTTTTTGTATCATCCATTGTGATGTGTAAAATAAATATGGGAGTTAGAGGCTATGTGTGGATTACAGATAGTTCAACCAACTCACTATTAAAGACTGCTTCCCTATCCCTGTTATAGAAGAACTACTGGATGAACTTCATCACACCCTATCTTCTCTAAGCTTGACTTGATGTCTGGATATCACCAGATTAGAATGTGGGAAAATGACATCTTCAAAACATCATTTCAAACACGCGaggggcattatgaatttttggttatgccctttggcttaaccaATGCCCCCTCAAGCTTTTAATCCATAGTGAATGCAATCTTCTAGAAGCTATGAGAAGGTCAATGTTAGTGTTCtttgatgacatattagtctATTCCAATAGTTGTTTTAATCATTTGGTCAATTTGAAAGAAGTACTATTGCTCTTGAGGGATAATTATCTCTTTCCCAAGCAAAGCAAGTGCACCTTTGGCACTCATCAGATTGAATATCTAGGACATATTATCTCTGGAGGTTTAATAACCATGGATGCGACCAAGGTGGAGGGAGTCTTAAGCTGACCTACTCTCAAGTCAGTGAGGGAATTAGGAGGGTTCTTTGGATTGTTAGGCTAATATAGGAGATTTATAAGGCATTATCGCATATTGGCTCTACCACTGAGAGATTTACTTAAGAAAGATATTCTTTGGACTTGGACTGAAGCTACTAGCATAGCTTTTAAGAGATTTAAACAAGCAATTTGTCGAGCACCAGTCTTATCCCTTCTAGACTTAAAAGCGGAATTTTGCATTGACATAAATGCTTGTGGCCAGGGTTTAGGAGCAGTGTTGCAGCAAAAGGGGAAGCTTATAACATTCTTCAACAAAGGACTAAGGATGAGACGTCAAGCACTTTCCATTTATGATAAGGAGATGCTAGCTGTATTGCTAGTAGTTAAAAAATGGCATTTTTACTTGGTAGGTAGAAAGTtttaaataagaacaaaccatcAAAGCCTGGAATTCTTAGCTGATAGGCATGCAATCACACTTTTTCAACAAAAATGGGTAGTGAAAATGCTTGTATAtcattattatatcatatataggAAAATGGTTCAAAATAAGGTGGTTGATTCATTATCAAGATGACTACATGAGCAAGAAAGGCAACTATTGCAGTGCATAGGTAGTATCTCTTAGTCAGATATATGGAGTCGAGTGATTGAGAACTGCTTAGTTGATCTAAAATTACAACATCTATGTTAAGAACTCCAGCAAGATCCTCAAATGTATCATAAATATACTTAGGATGGCAAAGTGCTCATGAGGAAATGAAAGGCAGTGGTAGGCAACAATCCTAATCTTAGAAGGGAACTATTTGAGTACTTTCACCATGGCTCTATGGGAGGGCACTCAGGTGTGCATGCCACCAGGCACAAAATGTCAGGCCTAATGTATTGGAAATGACTCTCTAAAGATGTAAGGTAATGGAATCGAGAGTGTCCCACTTGTTAGAAGTGCAAAGCTGACTTGTCTGTCTCACCAAGACTCCTACAACCCCTTCCAATCGTTATTTGAGCATAAGAAGCCATCAAAATGGACTTTGTGGAAGGGTTACCtaatttaaaaggaaaaaaaaaaacaatcctAGTGGTAATGGACAGATTGACCAAATATGGTCACTTTTTGGCCTTCTCTCATCCATTCACAGCACTAATTGTAGCTCAAGAATACATAGTGCAAGTTTACAAACTACATGGAATTCTAGAATCCATAGTGTTTGATCGAGATAAAATCTTTGCCAAAAATTGTTCAAGCAGCTTGGGACTCGATTCCATTTATCAACTGCTTACCACCATTAAACAGATGGTCAAATCGAGGTCTTAGATAGATGCTTAGAGGGATTTCTAAGATGTATGACTGGTGAGTGTCTTAGTGAATGGTTGATGTGGTTACCTCTGGCAGAATGGTGGTGTAACACCACGTATCACTCGGCAATACAAACTACCCCCTATTAAGCACTCTATGGCCAAATTCCTCCACTTCGTCTACCCTATTTAGCTAGATTTTCGCCAGTGGCATTAGTTGACCGTAGCTTCCAAAATTGAAAAGTAACTAGGAAGCTTTTCTAGTTTCATCTTAATAGGTCATAGGAAAGAATGAAGCAATTGACTGACAATAAATATCTGATTGTGTATTTACTATTGGTGACTGGGTATATTTGAGATTACAGCCCTACAGGCAGCACTTTAAAGAAGCTAAGGAATCAAAAGCTCTTTCCAACGTATTTTTAGACCGTTTCTGGTGGAGGCCAAAGTGGGACCAATTGCTTACAAATTAACTTTGCTAGAAGGATCTCCGATTTATCCCACTTTTCACGTATCTCAGCTCAAAAAGGACATTGTAAAGCTCCTACTTCACTTTTGTTTGCTCTTGTGGGTAATGATGGATCATTTAATAAGGAATTAGTGAGAATTCTCAATCAAAGGATGGCCAGAAAGGGTGATCATGCTGCTACTGAAGTTTTAGTTGAGTGGGTTAATACTTTTCCTAAAGACTCAACTTGGAAGAACTTATAGGAGCTTCAAGAACAATATCTAGCTTTTGATCATTGAGGACAAGGATTTGGTTTGATGGGAGCAATTTTTATGGAACGAATGGGAAAAGTCAACAAAAGTCAAACAACGGTCACTTGTTTTGAATTCCTATTAATTTTcattaattttgtttaatttgtAAACATTGCGTTTTAGTTGAATTTTAATAAAACAAGGCGTTTTGGTGTGGAGGTGTCAGTCTGGTATAAAACGATATGTTTTGAGCCAAAGAACTATTTAACCGAAATGATGCATAGTGAGTTGATTTGTTAACAGTTGTATGTGAGTCGTTATTCTCCTATTTAGCCACTAATCAAGATTGGAAGGCAATTATGAATTTTTCCAATCAATTTTCCAATCTTTTTCTCTCATCTCTCTCATGCTCTGTTTCAATCTTCTCTTCATCTTCTGGTTATTTTCTTCTCTTAAATTTAAGATCGTAACAAATCCCTGTTGACAATGTCATTCCACTATCATATCTTGATTGAATTTCCAAGACTCTCTCCATACGAGCTCTTTTATGTTGTCTTTGTTCGATTTTGTCTACTCAAAATTGACGATGAAAGGAGATGGGCAAGTGGGTTCTTCATTTATTGGAAGAAGGCTTGATAAAGAAAATGAAGGTATCAAAATAACAATAACATCGTTAAAAGTTCGATACTAAGATAGTACCAATGATGGCCTTGCTCAGATCGAAAACCAACAATTTCTCTACAAGATCGACCACCACAGGTGACACTTTCGGAAACCATTCGACAAACGGTTGCTTCAATTATACATCGAGGAACCGACTCCCAATCTAATGATTTTCGTTGAAATGCAACAGATCAACTAGATATCCATAGCTGCAATATACTCTAAACAATTCAAGAAGAACTCAGGGGCTTGATACCATTTGGTTGCGACATTCTCGATCATGAAGTCCATTTCTGAGGCGATACTTGCAAGACCGAAATCACAAATCTTGAGATCGCAATTTGCATCGAGAAGCAGGTTGCTTGGTTTTATGCCTCAGTGAATAACATTCGCTAATGGCGTGCAACATTTATTATATCTTTGGCTTTTAAGACTTGGAATATATGAAACTAGGATTGACACAGTACAACGGCATGCGACATTCACTACGATCGAGCATATCGAATTAACAAAGATGGACTATGAATGACAATGATAACATCACGAACTACAAAACTCAAACAATCACATAAAAGCCAATACACGAAATCGGGATTAGTGATGCGCATTGGCATGTGACATTCATTATGATTGAGCATATCGATTCGACGAAGACAGAGCTACAAAAGACAGTGATAGCATTACGTACACTTCATATATATATTAGTGTGTGCTTGAAAGTAGTCGTCGACAAGGGGTTGGGTGGACCATATTATTTGATGTAGATCGGTGTCTATTAGCTTGTAAGCAATGTAAACATTATCGAACTTTTCCCTCTCTGGTGGTAGCATAATGTCCGTTAACTCAATAAATATATTTTCACTCAtatgtttcatttttttttaaataatcgtATCAAACACATTATTATATGTAACACTTAAAACAAAGTTTAAGTACATTATCATGACCCATGTGCCGAAAGAGCTTGATTTCAGTCAAATACATAAACAATATTTTTCTTGTTGCAATATCTTCCTTTGCCTTAAAATAGGCCAAATTTTGGTATTAATTACTGTACTATGTGTAAGTTATTAATTTAATCCATGTATTTTTTGTTGAATTAGTCAATTTtagtattgttttttttttaattttaaaattttaatcttgatCTAAACTGTAGAAAACTGAATTTGTTTAGCTTAAATATTCTATTAGTCCTCTACTATGCGTAAAACAATAAATTTAGTTCATGTTcttcaattaaattattattgtattttttgaattttgaaattttagtcttaaCCTAGATAATAACGAAAATTTGCtatttcttaaatattatttggtaaacatattattatatgtgtaatattATAATAGTTCATTATCTTCGCATAATACTCACAAAATTTTTCACCACTTTAGTCAATGATTTTAATGAGTATCATTTTGagtcaaaattgaaattttaaaattcaaatagtATACAAAATAAATCCATAATTTACGGCTAATATGGGTCTAAAAGCGAATTTGACTGAATACAAATTCAATTGTTTCCATTTAAATTAAGactgaaaattacaaaattcaaacACTATAGAGATTAAAAGACCAAAATACATAGACTAAATTTATGAGTTATACATAATACAAtgaataatagtaaaatttattGTTTTTTCTAAATTATTTTCAGTTCAAAATTCAAATAATCCATTTAAATATGTAGGCTGAAATAGGATAGGCTGCCTTTCTcgatatttttatgaaatttatttttaaaatgtttggtttaaaatttaagaatttaataTTGTAGTTaaaagtgtttttaaaaataaaagaaatgaggttttgaaataaaaatatgtatttaataatGTTTAAATTCGTTAATATTATAGATTTTAagaattgtaattcattactaatatttcaatataataaaatatatattaattatttttaaaatttaatagacatataatttatattttaaatattatttagatataattgttataaatttaaatatataatgttacatatttgaaataaatttcaattgaaaaataattgtatataaaatataaatatatatttttgaaagacAGAGAAATATTATATAAGAtacattaaattataaataaagattaaaaatgtcatttgattattatttttacttttgaaCTTTTAAATTATACAGTTTTTTTATCTAAACTTTTTGTAACTTTATATaacgattttataattttttctttatataattgatatattataaaaattttgaatttttaaaatttatatattttatataacacgttcatattattttattttgaatatattatatatgtataatttcTTTTGTGATTTAACAAACAAATCAATTGAacctataataaaaaaaaaatcaaacaattAGATTACTGATTTCAGTTCTTGAATTCCAATTTCGTAAAGAAAGAATACCCATGATGCGAAAGATTTGCTAATCCCCTCTATCGATCTTTCCTGCAGCACAAAGGCATATTCCCATCCTCATCCTTTCCCCCCCATGCCACCAGACCCAACAACAAGACATTCGACAGCCTCTCCGCAACCGCCCATGAATAATGGATTACTAAAAGAAAAGGTACATCAAACGAGGCTTGTCTATGACTCACCTTCGACAACCCAACATACCTTGGAACGTTGTGGTCAGTACAAAATGACGTTATCTTCGACAAACTGACTAGCAACTTTATGCACTTTACATCCACTAACCTTCCGACTTCTAACGTGCAAACTGTTGGCGTTTGATGGCAACCACCAAGAGAAGGTTGGGCAATGCTCAACACCGACAGTTCAGTCATTAAGAATACAGAGTTGGCAGGCTTGGCCGCCATTATTCGTGACTCAAATGAATGGTGGATCAGACAAGTTTACCAACACATCCCAAAAGCCACGAGTATTGAAGCTAAATTATGAGGATTAAGAGATAGACTTGAACTTGCCAATAGtctaaaaattagaaaattagaGACTGAATTGGACGCCACTGCTATTGCAAGTCTTATGACTAAAGATGGTTGCTCTAACCCACTTCTTGCTACTCTATCTCTGATTGCAGGATGCTCTTATCGAAACTCGACCAAAGTTCTATCAAGGGAAGACAATAGATGTGCTGATGCATTTGCTAGGATGGGCAGTAGCCTTTTGTTTTCATCTCTTTTTGGACTGTAATATACATGAAAATATACACAAAACACTAAGGAATACACAGATTGTTGGCTCTAGTTATTCAGCTAATAAAAACTGAAAATAAAGAGAGATACTGATGCAtgggaaattaaaaaaaaaacgaagATAGGCTTCAATCAAATGCAGAGAGACTTGAGTTTTAGtttttggttaatttgataataatTGATACACGTATCTTTATTCATATTTAAAAaggataagaaaaaaaaaaaggagtaaaTAAAATTGGATAAGAAGAGTGTTGGATTGTTTTTACAACAACAATGGAGGAATTACAACATACCTGATTTCATCATGTGGGAACTAATGCCAATATCTGATTCCTAATAATTCCCATACATTTCTGTATCTCTGTGTAAATCGGTAGATTTTGTGAACAACATGGCTTCAAACTTGTAACTGCTGAATCTAGCACCTCTGCAACATCTCCTGGTGGGAACTGTCTTTCTGTACATTTCTGCAATTTTTTCAGGATAGGTGTGAGGTAACCGGAATCAGATTTTATGATCCACAAGCAATTTAGCCTTTATACTATAGAAGATACATCGTTAATGGAGAACATCTAAATACCAAGGAGTCATTGAGATAATTACCTGTATCATGAGCAAGGTGGCTACACAATGCGAAATAAGGTCTGAAGGGATTTTAAGTTCATCTTGGTCTGACAAGTTTTGCAGCTTCATCTCAGGTATATGACTAGTTGCAAATGGATATGATGAACAAGCAGTCAGATTATCATGACTACGGACAGAGTCTACTGGGGCCGCAGACCTCGGAGCAGGTGCACTAAACTCATTCAATGAAAGCTGGTTATTTACGAAATCTATTGCATCCTCAATCCTCTCAATGTTTTTCCCCCCTTTTCTCAAAGATGACATAGCCTGAGATGGTAATTTATGTTTAATCAGAATTACAAAGCAATCTAAAGTGGCTACAAGAACACTGCTATGTTTAATCATAACCATCTTCTAGGCAAAATCAGCCACATCTTTGAATTCTGCCTCAAATACCAAATTAAGCTCGAGACTTAGTTCCAAGCAAATATGCTTCTCAGGACATTCGAATATCAAGATTTTTATCAAGTTTTTACAAACATGTGATGAACATGTCAtcctaaaaatgaaattaaaatattccACTAAAATAGAGGTAAGCTCTACCACCAAAATTATGTATACATTTATAGAATTTACATTGTTAAGTCATGCTATCTCATATAGTTTAGCTCGAGGATTGCTGCTGCAAAAGGTTTAGGCTCAAGCACAGTTGATATATAACAGTTCAATCATCAATGCCTTGTTTTACCTGCAAGGCTGCGTCAACCATTGATCGAGCTTTCCTTCTTGAACTTTCAACAATTTCAGCTACATGGGATACGGATTCTTGGACATGATGCATAGATTCAAAAGAGCTCAACTGAGAGCCTTGCTCACCAATTTTACCCGAGGGCTTCAGCGGCTTACCCGAGGAGGTCCCTTGATATGTATTCCGTTGCCTCAAGCACAACAGAGCAGAAGAAACCTGCAAAAGGAAGAAAAAAGTTAGGATATAATGGTAAATGACAATAATGTAGAGATAAAGCAAGATGGCTTATTGGCATCCCATGCCTGTTCATTGATTTCATTCAACTGTAAGAGAACAGCAGCATATTGCTTCTTGAAAGAATCTGAATCCTTTATATAGTTGTCTCCACCTTTCTGGTTTTCCAACACCTCATCATTCATACGTCGCAGTTCAGACACAATGGCCTCCTGCAAATGCTAACACAACTTAAGCTCACTTCTCTGAcattatttaacaaaataatttgaaCAAGATTCTATGTCAGCCTCAGATAAACACAATAAACGTGGAGCATAAACCATACAACACAACAATGAGAATCACAATACTGATGCCCCAATGCCGCAAAAAAAATCACCAAGTATGGAGGTAAGATAGGATAAAAGTAACATTTTATTAAAAGAGTAGAAATAACAAGGAACAAAGAATGCTCATGTATTAGAAGTATGCAACATACAACAGGCACTGCACAAGTTTCTATAAGAACTTGAGTTAAAAAATAGGGAGGGGGAAAGAATGATTTGCCAGCAGATTAATGCATAACAGCTAATATGAACCTTTTTATCAAGAGCACGAGTCAACTGAGAAAGTGCTTCAACATCAGCTTCTCTTGCCTGAACCAGCGACACAGCAGAAGGCTGAGAATTTATTGCTTGTTGAGTATAAACAGTTTCAGTAGGCCCAATTTTAAGTTGTAAATTAGGACTTGATGAATCAACCTGGCCAAAGACATTTATCATTATACTAGGTAACAGTTATTCTGATTCAATACTGCTTCCTAAATCAAAACTTTCAGCTAATACTCCAATATGAAAGTGATTTACCTTGAATTGATTTTATTTGATATGCATGAATTACATCTATTTTGCAGTCATAACTTACCTTAACTAGCTGTGATAAATTGCCAACACTGAAAGTTGATGGGGAAGTATGAGATGGACTATTGGCATTCTCCAAGTTATCACATTGCATAAATTTGATGTTCTCTTCCATCTTGCTTTCTTTTGACTGCCCATTCATTTTGAGCTCATTGTAGTTCTCAACAAATTTACGGATGGCAGCATTTTGTCTTGAAAGGGAAGCAGGCAAATTTTCCATTGGGTTTAAAGGCATACAATCAACATCCTGCAATGAAAAGTGTATATATCACTTGTAAAATTTGGTAGGAAAGGACAAAAGTAAAATAAGAACAAGCTAAGTAAATTTAGTTGATGGCAGAGAATTATGTTAAACACAAATAATCAAGCAGATATGAGTACATCCACTTGTATATTTAGACAGAAAAAATCTAAGGAACCTCCTAAAGCCTTAGCCTGTCGTTAACCATCAGACTGAAACATTAATGACAACAATCTACATCAGCAGTTGAGTGAAATGAACATGCAGCCATCATATATAACATAAAAAGTTACCATAACAAATTCCACTCCTAGCTCAGGGCTGTCAAACTGAATCCGGTATCTACTATAGTCAACAGTTAACACACTTCCATCATGAATCTCTCTAGTTTTTGGATGAACAGCAATAACAGGTTGTCCAACCGATAGAGGTCGAGCTAAATCAGTTGGAAGTCCTTCACCAATACCGGCATGGAGTTCAGCATAATGCCTTCTAACCGACTCCCGGTATTGATTAAGCTTCTCCCTTTCTTCCTTTAAAAATTGCACAGAAAACCGCCGTGGTTTGCCAAGGGAACTGCATCAAGGTGACATTGTATAAGTAGAGCACCAAACCCTAAGACCTTATAAAGATTCCAAAGTAGAAAGCTATACCTCCTTATTACACCCCATTCAACACGAGTTAATCTAGGAATATGACCTAATCCTACATGATCCAAATACTCCACAAACTCCCTTTTGGCGAACCATGGATAATCAATTGTACTATAGAACCATTCAAAGGCACACCATCTCCGTGCTTGGTATGAACAAAGGAAGTTACAAAGCTTTTCCTGTCATACAGAATATACACATACATGAAGGGGGGAAAAACCCAATATGTAGAAACTCAAGTTCTCAGTAGTTGAAGTAAAAAGTGTTACCTTCAGATCCAGTGCTCCATCATGGAATAATGTAACTGGCCCACTAATTTTGCCCTTTACAATATTATCAGAGGACTTTATACCCTTCCTAATTGCTGGTTTCCGCACATCCGTCTTTCGCTTACTCCTGATTTTTGTCGGTAGGTTGACCTGGTTAACAGATGAAACCTGTATAGTAGATGGAGCTGAATTGTTCAAGTCCCTTCCTTGATCAGTACTGGAGGAGGCATGCTCTGGAGGTCTCACAAATTTCCCTTGCTTTGGATGTACAAAATTATTAGACTGTTTACCTTTACTCAGAAGATTCTTTACCTCACCAGAAGCCTAAAAAATGCATATAAAAATAGCAATGTCACAAACACTAATAAGTTATGAAGGGAAGGACATGAACCCATAACTCAATTGAGCATTAAAACTGAGTTGATCATTTACTTATTTCCTAAATTTAGATCTAAAACAGACTTTCTTCCTGCATGGTCTCCGTAGTCAACTCAAAACTTTACGTACTTATTTACTTCAAATTTATGTCCCTACTatctttacttttattcaataataataaaattacttaATATTTTTCATAGCACTCTTataaaattaattgttatattcctTTCTCTGTTTGTCATTCAAACTCAAGCTGTAGGTGCCACATAAACATGCACCCACTTCATACAGTTAAATACATATAATCTCAGAATTAAGAACCCGCTTAATTAGTAAAATGCCCATCAAACATTCTGAAAAAGAGAAGTATCTTAAGATTTCATCATATCAATTAGGGAACTGAAATGAGATtttacattaaaattttaactttgtttATAAAAGCACAAAAAACAGCAATCTTAAATCTTTGAAGCTAAACAAGTGAAAAATACAAACCTCAATGTTTGGAGATTCACCCAACTGAGAATCAGCGTCAGTTTCATCTTTTGGAATCTGCAACTAGAGAGCAAGTTGCATATGGTCATTGTCTCATGTTAGAAACCCACTTTGTTTTTTTCTTCCCCAGAATAGAACCAATAGGAAATTAAAGGATTtacctacaaaaaaaaaaaaaaaaagcaaacagATACTATCAACTCTTACTTTATAAGGTGAGGATTTCTGTCTCATTTTCCTCATTCCAACATTAGCCGGATGTGCCTCCTTTGCTTCAGGAATAGCACGAACATCATGACCAAAATGTTTTCCATGTCTAGATGTTTTGGAGGCAGAGCCTTTAGCTCCAGGAACAAGATGATTTCCTTTCAGTTTAGTCTTATCAACTTCATTTTTCTCTTCCTTATGCTGCACAGATGACTCTGAcacaggaaaaaaaaaaaaaggtggggTGTTACACGTACATAAATCCATCCAAACAGAAAGATCTTTAAGAGTTGTGAGTCATCAAGAAGGATTTATGGTGGTAGTTCAACGGGGTACAAATGAAATGTTAAAAATTAGAATAGTTTTATCTTTTTCTAAGATTGCAGGCTTGCCCTTAATGAAATGATTATCTAGAGAATGAAAATGCCATTTGAAGATCTTACTTATGTCACACCTATAATCCAGGAGGGGAAAAAATGGGGGGCATAAGATACTGCTTACAAATGACCCAAAATATTTTGACCATTCAAACCCTTCTAAAATTTCTCTTGcagatataatttaatttcatgaCTCATTACTCACTTCAATTCAGATCTAAGTATGACAGAAAGCTGAATCAGGCAAAATTAAGGTGGCAACTAAGGCGTATTACATAGACAAAACTTGCAAACTTGGTAGCAGTTAACTATAAAGGTTGTCACATGCATAGCAATGATGGAACAAGGTGATACATTGCAAATTCAATCTAATCGCTTGGCGTTTCATTGGAGGCATTATTTTCAGAGATTTGGCTAAACAACAAGATAGGCAATTATTTAACAAGGCATTAATGTCAAATCCTATCCTGATTATGCATCTGACAAGGCTCATGCACCTTAAGGATTAATAGAAATGATAAGTATGACAAAGAAAAAACAAGCCAGCTAATATAACAGTAAATCCTATAACAATACCATGCATCTTACCGGTGTCGGCAGTCTCCGGCATCATCAAGGACAGATCTGCTAGAGTTTGCAGGGCATCGAAGGCAGTGTCTTCAACTACAAGATAAATAAATAAGATTCAAACAGAATTCATGACACAAGACATAGACAAAGTTCCTTAGATTAAAGTAAATAGTAAGGTTGAAGTCAAAGCTCACTCAAATCAATTCACAAAGAGAAACTGGGAAAAAAAAGATCAAGCATGATTTACAATCTAACaagattttgaaaaaattatcTTTGAATATTGCAAGGAAATCAAGGTGGAACTGAAAGCAGAAAAAGTTTTCTAAGAAACAGGAATTTGGGTAAATTAATTTTCTGAAGAGAAAAAAGGCAAAATTCAATCACCAGATAACATAGGTACAAAAAGCATAACCATACATAAAACAAGTAAGCAATAACCAAAAAATAATGTATCCAAGATCATAGGATTACCTTGGATACAGTAACATTTGTGAATAAAAGTTGCAAACCAgagggaaaaagaaaaggaatagAGAACAGGGGAAGAAGACTTTCTTAGAGGCAAATACCATCATACCTCCTTCAAACAACACCTTTTTACTTCTTTTTCTTGGACCCTTGATGGAGGCTCTAGAAGTTTTAGCATCTTCAA encodes:
- the LOC108483221 gene encoding protein ALWAYS EARLY 3 isoform X1 gives rise to the protein MAPSRKSKSVNKKFSYVNEVASSKDGDSSAKRSGKRKRKLSDMLGPQWTKEELECFYEAYRKYGKDWKKVATMIRNRSVEMVEALYTMNRAYLSLPEGTASVVGLIAMMTDHYSVMGGSDSEQESNEGMGVSRKPQKRSRGKIRDQPSKSSDKPLPDLLQFPSANSSCLSLLKRRRSESRPRAVGKRTPRVPISFSHDKNKGERYFSPIRQGMKLKVDAVDDDVAHEVALALTEASQRGGSPQVSRTPNRKAETPSSVINSERMNADSETTSAKIHGSEVDEDACELSLGSTEADNADYAKDKNYSRNIEGTGTVEVQQKGKRYYRRKPEIEESVNHLEDTKEACSGTEEGQQLCDFKGKFDCEVEDAKTSRASIKGPRKRSKKVLFEGVEDTAFDALQTLADLSLMMPETADTESSVQHKEEKNEVDKTKLKGNHLVPGAKGSASKTSRHGKHFGHDVRAIPEAKEAHPANVGMRKMRQKSSPYKLQIPKDETDADSQLGESPNIEASGEVKNLLSKGKQSNNFVHPKQGKFVRPPEHASSSTDQGRDLNNSAPSTIQVSSVNQVNLPTKIRSKRKTDVRKPAIRKGIKSSDNIVKGKISGPVTLFHDGALDLKEKLCNFLCSYQARRWCAFEWFYSTIDYPWFAKREFVEYLDHVGLGHIPRLTRVEWGVIRSSLGKPRRFSVQFLKEEREKLNQYRESVRRHYAELHAGIGEGLPTDLARPLSVGQPVIAVHPKTREIHDGSVLTVDYSRYRIQFDSPELGVEFVMDVDCMPLNPMENLPASLSRQNAAIRKFVENYNELKMNGQSKESKMEENIKFMQCDNLENANSPSHTSPSTFSVGNLSQLVKVDSSSPNLQLKIGPTETVYTQQAINSQPSAVSLVQAREADVEALSQLTRALDKKEAIVSELRRMNDEVLENQKGGDNYIKDSDSFKKQYAAVLLQLNEINEQVSSALLCLRQRNTYQGTSSGKPLKPSGKIGEQGSQLSSFESMHHVQESVSHVAEIVESSRRKARSMVDAALQAMSSLRKGGKNIERIEDAIDFVNNQLSLNEFSAPAPRSAAPVDSVRSHDNLTACSSYPFATSHIPEMKLQNLSDQDELKIPSDLISHCVATLLMIQKCTERQFPPGDVAEVLDSAVTSLKPCCSQNLPIYTEIQKCMGIIRNQILALVPT